One part of the Rutidosis leptorrhynchoides isolate AG116_Rl617_1_P2 chromosome 1, CSIRO_AGI_Rlap_v1, whole genome shotgun sequence genome encodes these proteins:
- the LOC139868177 gene encoding protein neprosin-like, with product MAHAHISKSRVGIGFKGVFLFIFFLDLALLSCAGRVPPASRQKFQVHKHLKRLNKRPVKTIQSPDGDIIDCVHISHQPAFDHPFLKDHKIQIRPNYHPEGIYDENKMNTETTERGNLIHQLWHVNGMCPEDTIPIRRTKEDDVLRASSVKTYGRKKHRSTPVPRNIPKSADPDIDNESGHQHAIAYVEGDKYYGAKATMNVWEPKIQQSNEFSLSQIWILGGSFGQDLNSIEAGWQVSPDLYGDNNTRLFTYWTSDAYQATGCYNLLCSGFIQINNNIAMGASISPVSAFRNSQYDISILIWKDQKEGNWWMQFGNGYVLGYWPSFLFSYLADSASMIEWGGEVVNSEPDGHHTSTQMGSGRFPQEGFGKSSYFRNIQVVDKENNLKSPKDLGTFTEQSNCYDVQTGSNSDWGHYFYYGGPGKNQNCP from the exons ATGGCACACGCACACATTAGCAAAAGCAGGGTTGGAATAGGGTTTAAGGGTGTTTTCTTGTTCATATTCTTCTTGGATCTTGCTTTGCTATCTTGCGCCGGTAGAGTACCACCAGCTTCTAGGcagaagtttcaagttcataaacatttaaaACGCCTCAATAAACGCCCTGTTAAAACCATCCAG AGTCCAGATGGGGATATCATCGACTGTGTACACATCTCTCATCAGCCAGCTTTTGATCACCCATTTCTCAAAGACCATAaaattcag ATAAGGCCTAACTATCATCCAGAAGGGATTTATGATGAGAACAAGATGAACACTGAGACTACAGAAAGAGGGAACCTAATCCACCAGTTGTGGCACGTGAATGGCATGTGCCCTGAAGATACAATACCAATAAGGAGAACAAAAGAAGATGATGTTTTGAGGGCAAGTTCTGTTAAAACATATGGAAGGAAGAAGCATAGAAGCACTCCTGTGCCTAGAAACATCCCTAAATCTGCAGATCCTGATATTGACAATGAAAGTGGTCATCAG CATGCGATAGCTTATGTGGAAGGAGACAAGTACTATGGAGCGAAAGCAACCATGAATGTATGGGAACCGAAAATACAACAATCAAACGAGTTTAGCTTGTCACAAATTTGGATTTTAGGAGGTTCTTTTGGCCAAGATCTTAACAGCATTGAAGCAGGATGGCAG GTCAGCCCAGATCTTTATGGTGATAACAACACAAGACTGTTCACATACTGGACT AGTGATGCATATCAAGCTACTGGTTGCTACAATCTATTGTGCTCTGGTTTTATTCAAATCAACAATAACATAGCAATGGGTGCAAGCATATCACCTGTTTCGGCCTTTAGGAATTCACAATATGATATCAGTATACTTATTTGGAAG GACCAAAAAGAGGGCAATTGGTGGATGCAATTTGGAAATGGATATGTTTTAGGGTACTGGCCATCATTCTTATTTTCATACTTAGCCGATAGTGCGTCGATGATTGAATGGGGTGGTGAAGTGGTTAACTCTGAGCCCGATGGACATCACACGTCGACCCAAATGGGCAGCGGGCGGTTTCCCCAAGAAGGATTTGGAAAATCAAGTTATTTCAGAAACATTCAAGTTGTTGATAAAGAAAATAATCTGAAATCTCCAAAAGATCTTGGCACATTCACTGAACAATCCAATTGTTATGATGTTCAAACTGGAAGCAATAGTGATTGGGGTCACTACTTTTACTATGGAGGACCTGGAAAAAACCAAAATTGCCCTTGA